GATTCTGAGCGTTTGGATTGTTTTCTTGGTTGTTTGTTCTTAAATATTTGTTTTGGTTCATTTTGTTCACCTTTTTCTTATTATTAGTAAAGTAAAACAACTATATAAATCTTTCTATTTTTTATCACTTTTTAGTAGTTAAAAAGGTTTTTTTGTTTTTTTGTTATAAAAAAGAACCCAAAAAGTATATAAAACAAACAATAATCACAGACTATATGGCGGCCGTGGTGTACCGGCTAGCATTGAGGTCTGTGGAACCTTAGGACCGGGTTCGATTCCCGGCGGCCGCCCTTCTATAAAAGCTAAAATTATTCAATAACTTAGAAATATTTAAAGAAAAAAAAAATTAAAAAAGAATTATTTTTTTTGCCATGCATAACTACGCAATTTAGCACTTTTTCCGAATCCGCAACTAGAACAGACCTTATCTCTTGCATGAAAAGATATCTTTCCACATCTCCTGCAAGCTATGTGTGATTTCTTGCCAGATCTTTTACCCATTGATGCTGTTCCTTTACTCATCTTTTAACCTCATTGCGGCGAAATTATTGTGATTGTGTCTCCTCTTATGAAAACCGTGCCTAATTGTTTTTTTAACTCTCCATCCACTCTTTCCTCTGCGTTATCTAGGACTGTGTTTATGTGAATGTCAAATGCTATTAAGCTACCCACGTATTGTCTTCCGTTCTTTAATTCTACTAATACTCTTTTATTTCTTGCCTTGTTTAATGCGTCTAAAGGCCTTGATGCTTGTTCCATTTTTTACCCTCCAAAAAAAATCAAATTATTTTTTTAAGACTGCGTTTATGATTTTTTCTTGTCCTGGTCTACTAGTTATTACAGCTAATCCTTTTTCTGTTTCTATTATCGTGTTTTTTGTTAATATGTTTCGTCTAACATAGTTTCTGTTCGCCGAATTTTCTTTTACTGCTTTTATTTTTACTATTGCGTGTTTCCCTGTTTTCGGGTCGTAAACATTTGCTAATTCAGCTGATAATAAATGTTCTTTTTTTGAACCACCTTTGGTTTTTTTAGTTTTAACTCTTAAAAAACCTATTGTTGGCAATGCTGCTTTATTACCAGTCATATGCACTCTCTTTGTTCTTGTGCTCGTATTTCTCGCCCCTGAGGGTTTTCTTAATGATCTGTCTTGTACTACTACCATGAATATTGGAAAAAAACTTTGATTTATAAATCTTTGTATGCTCTCGACTATTATTATTTAGAATTAGAGTAATGATAAGTGCCCTGTTATTTTATCTATTTTTTCTTCTGCGTCAGGCCCTATTCCTAGCACCGTTATTGTTCCTGGTTCTAAAAAAGTTCTTCCCGCGTCATTTATTAATCCTACTTTTAAATCATGATTTTTTGCTTGTACTAATAAATCTCTTAATTCTTTGTCAGACAACACTTTTAATACTGATTTTTTCATTCCTTGTTTTTTCCAAGCTTGCACCATTTTTTGGTCAGAGTTCATAACTGCTTCTACACTTCCATGTGCCACTTGTGCAGCTAATTTCCCTTTAGGCATTTTTAGATCCGTTCTTACTATTATTACTTGTTTTAAACTCATATTTTTTAAATAAATTGTTTTAGTATATAAAATTGTTTAAATTATTTTATTCTCTATTAATACTTAAGAAAAAAGAAATATTTAAATACTAATGACTTAATATCTTTTATTAGCGCATTAATAAATACTAATAAGTAAAAATTATTGTTTTAAATACGAGGTGAATATGTAATGGTGTGTAAAAAAAAGAAAAAAGGTCAAGCTGCTTTAGAGTTCTTGATGACTTATGGTTGGGCTTTCTTAGTCATATTAATTGTTATTGGCGCATTCGTTTATTTTGATGTTTTGAATCCTGCGAAACTTATTCCTCCTAGGTGTAGTTTCCCTGCAGGTTTTACTTGTGATGAATTCGCTGTAAAAGATGATGGTGTAGAATTCACTATTGTTAACAGGTTGGGTTACACTATTGATGGGTTCAATGCTGTTCTTATAGATTTAAATAATCCCGATGCTGAAATTAGTTGTACTTCAGATCCCGATACAGGAAATAGAGTTATTGATGGTGGAAGAATAACTTTTACTTGTGATGAAAATTTTGAGTATGTTTCTGGTGAACGATTCCAATCAGACATAATCGTGAAATATACTCGTGCTGGTGGAAATATAGAACAACAATCTCGTGGTAGTTTAGGTGCTGAAGTACAGCAATAATTATTTTTTTTCTTTTTTTTATTTTCTTTTATTTAGTTCGGTGATGTTATGAAGAAAAATAAAGGTCAAATTGCTTTAGAATTCATTATTACTTATGGTTGGGCTTTCTTAGTTATGTTAGTTGTTATAGGTGCTTTTTTTTATTTTAGGATGGGTCCTGAGCAAGTTGTTCCTCCTTCTTGTTTGTTTACTGATGATCTTTTTTGTATGGGTCATAAATTTAATGAATCTGGTTTAATTCTCGAAATGCGAAATAATGCTGGTAGACCTGTTAATATCACTCATATTAGTTGTCAAATTGAACGATACGATAGAAACACGACTGAGTTTGTTCCTAGCATAGTCCTGGCCCCTAGTGATTCTAGTGCTGATATAATCTGTACGCCTGACGGCATTTATAATGAGCCTAGTTTGATTAGGTCTAACGTTGTTATTTATTATAAGTATCACGGTCAAGAATTTCCTAGAACTACTGAGGGAAACGTAATTGGTTATTTTTCTGATTGAAGGTGTTTTTTATGGTTACTAAAGATGATGTTTTTAAGGCTTTGATGAATGTTGTTGATCCAGATATAGGTGTAGACGTTGTTAGTCTTGGTTTAATTTATGATGTTAAAGTATCTGAGGATGAAGTTTTTGTTTTGTTCACTCTTACTTTTCCTGGTTGTCCTTATGCTGATTTTCTTGTTAATGAAGTTAAAGAAACAGTTTCCGAGTTATCAGGTGTTAAAAGCGTAGAGGTTCGTTTAACTTTTGATCCTCCTTGGAATCCTGATAAGATTGATCCTGATATTCGTGCT
The nucleotide sequence above comes from Candidatus Woesearchaeota archaeon. Encoded proteins:
- a CDS encoding 50S ribosomal protein L37e; this translates as MSKGTASMGKRSGKKSHIACRRCGKISFHARDKVCSSCGFGKSAKLRSYAWQKK
- a CDS encoding metal-sulfur cluster assembly factor → MVTKDDVFKALMNVVDPDIGVDVVSLGLIYDVKVSEDEVFVLFTLTFPGCPYADFLVNEVKETVSELSGVKSVEVRLTFDPPWNPDKIDPDIRAALNI
- a CDS encoding 30S ribosomal protein S8e; this encodes MVVVQDRSLRKPSGARNTSTRTKRVHMTGNKAALPTIGFLRVKTKKTKGGSKKEHLLSAELANVYDPKTGKHAIVKIKAVKENSANRNYVRRNILTKNTIIETEKGLAVITSRPGQEKIINAVLKK
- a CDS encoding small nuclear ribonucleoprotein (Enables 3` processing of polyadenylated mRNAs and tRNA precursors), translated to MEQASRPLDALNKARNKRVLVELKNGRQYVGSLIAFDIHINTVLDNAEERVDGELKKQLGTVFIRGDTITIISPQ
- the pth2 gene encoding peptidyl-tRNA hydrolase Pth2, with the protein product MSLKQVIIVRTDLKMPKGKLAAQVAHGSVEAVMNSDQKMVQAWKKQGMKKSVLKVLSDKELRDLLVQAKNHDLKVGLINDAGRTFLEPGTITVLGIGPDAEEKIDKITGHLSLL